One stretch of Qipengyuania gelatinilytica DNA includes these proteins:
- a CDS encoding TonB-dependent receptor gives MSRKSNTVAHYARRIAALTTASGLALVAAQPAFAQDVQEDEDAETVVEDDNVIIVSGFRQSLESAQDFKENADTVVDVITAEDIGALPDRSVAEALQRVPGVNISRFEQRDDPDRFSVEGSNVIIRGLPYTLSNLNGREVFSANGGRVLQFNDISPELLGRVEVYKNVSADMIDGNISGLVNLVTRKPLDTPGLRVAGTVEANVGDLAEEWSPGFSGLISNTWDSNIGTFGLQFGYAQQELVSRTDASQVTDPCYRADTLDGPCFRIVNVGSGGYFGDPNFDETNFPPAGSVVVPKGAGVRTTTLERDRQAYSGVAQWEASDGSALITLEYLRAETQANINEFSALALVNDDGLFPVPVDTWTFDNGIFQSGTLTQLQPFTGGQGIPTELLRFQREDDAATEDFSIDIDLFPTDRLALNIEVQHTNSDRTENGFIGAMQTYTNVSIDNTGDTPQVTFLEPGTGTSPTSYFNDPARTFYWFLLDNQVKNDGNLTSMRFDADYNVSDDGFLRDVKFGARWGDRERTTRNANFSNWGNLGAPWTGRGGNWNCGDFQAFGCGGAYVFDFPESSNLYNPFGDNFQRGNAPIPFGDGSAYFFGGDNLVADYLSGDITQQANEITAFTLTPNAWFPISARGGTVPGGPWLPGEISDVEESTDAYYLRADFGTVFGNGWELSGNAGVRYVTTTVRSEGELNFPFPDFFDFDNDGQVTVAEINDACANVQPGQQAPAYCDLSDARKAEFASAFTGETIDDSANINFDNWLPAANVKLDVGGGLLFRVAVSKGISRPDLAEFRTGGAIFDNTRALQLANSLEEGPLFAIFTGNRNLRPIESWNYDFSIEYYFDDVGSITAALFQKDFSELFGFGPSFRTITSPSGATADVQVNGPINFGEAQLRGVELAYQDVFEFLPGPLDGLGTALTYTYIDSKDFSSGGDVFGDLPQPGVSKHTVNATLFYEKGPISARTAYNWRSEYLQTPRDVIFPFSPIYGEATGQLDASLFFSVTEDIKLGVQGVNLLDEVTRTSQVIDFDGNRVTRSAFRNDRRFTFLARFDF, from the coding sequence ATGTCTCGTAAATCCAATACGGTTGCGCACTATGCGCGCCGAATCGCAGCGCTTACGACCGCTTCGGGTCTTGCTCTGGTGGCCGCACAGCCGGCCTTCGCGCAGGATGTCCAAGAAGACGAAGACGCTGAAACGGTTGTCGAAGATGATAATGTCATTATCGTTTCGGGCTTCCGTCAGTCGCTCGAAAGTGCGCAGGATTTCAAGGAAAACGCCGATACCGTCGTCGACGTCATCACGGCAGAAGACATCGGGGCGCTTCCCGATCGCTCGGTCGCAGAAGCCCTCCAGCGCGTTCCCGGCGTAAACATCAGCCGCTTCGAACAGCGCGACGACCCCGACCGTTTCTCGGTCGAAGGTTCGAACGTGATCATTCGCGGCCTTCCCTACACGCTCTCCAACCTCAACGGTCGTGAAGTCTTCTCGGCCAATGGCGGCCGTGTCCTTCAGTTCAACGACATCTCCCCCGAGCTTCTCGGTCGCGTTGAAGTTTACAAGAATGTCAGCGCCGACATGATTGACGGCAACATCTCGGGTCTCGTGAACCTCGTGACCCGCAAGCCGCTCGACACGCCGGGCCTGCGCGTTGCCGGCACGGTCGAAGCGAACGTCGGCGATCTCGCGGAAGAATGGTCGCCCGGTTTCTCCGGCCTGATCTCGAACACGTGGGACAGCAACATCGGCACCTTCGGCCTGCAGTTCGGCTATGCCCAGCAGGAACTCGTGTCGCGTACCGACGCTTCGCAGGTTACCGACCCCTGCTACCGCGCCGACACGCTGGACGGCCCCTGCTTCCGTATCGTGAATGTTGGTTCTGGCGGCTATTTCGGTGACCCGAACTTCGACGAAACCAACTTCCCGCCGGCCGGCAGCGTCGTCGTGCCCAAGGGCGCGGGCGTGCGTACGACCACGCTCGAACGTGATCGCCAGGCATACTCGGGCGTTGCCCAGTGGGAAGCTTCGGACGGCAGTGCGCTGATCACGCTGGAATACCTGCGCGCCGAAACGCAGGCCAACATCAACGAGTTTTCCGCTCTCGCGCTGGTCAACGACGATGGCCTGTTCCCTGTCCCGGTCGACACCTGGACCTTCGACAACGGCATCTTCCAGTCGGGTACGCTTACCCAGCTCCAGCCGTTCACCGGCGGACAGGGTATCCCGACCGAACTGCTGCGCTTCCAGCGCGAAGATGATGCAGCCACGGAAGACTTCTCGATCGATATCGACCTCTTTCCGACCGATCGCCTTGCGCTGAACATCGAGGTCCAGCATACCAATTCGGACCGCACCGAGAACGGCTTCATCGGCGCGATGCAGACCTATACCAACGTGTCGATCGACAACACGGGCGACACGCCGCAGGTCACCTTCCTCGAGCCTGGCACGGGCACCTCGCCTACTTCTTACTTCAACGATCCGGCACGGACCTTCTACTGGTTCCTGCTCGACAACCAGGTCAAGAACGACGGCAACCTTACCAGCATGCGCTTCGACGCCGACTATAACGTCAGCGACGACGGCTTCCTGCGTGACGTCAAGTTCGGTGCACGCTGGGGCGACCGTGAACGCACGACCCGTAACGCCAACTTCTCGAACTGGGGCAACCTCGGTGCGCCCTGGACCGGTCGTGGCGGCAACTGGAACTGCGGCGACTTCCAGGCCTTTGGCTGCGGCGGCGCCTATGTCTTCGACTTCCCTGAGTCCTCGAACCTGTACAATCCGTTCGGTGACAACTTCCAGCGCGGCAATGCGCCTATTCCGTTTGGCGATGGTTCTGCCTACTTCTTCGGTGGCGACAACCTCGTTGCGGATTACCTGAGCGGTGACATCACGCAGCAGGCGAATGAAATTACCGCCTTCACCCTGACCCCGAACGCCTGGTTCCCGATCAGCGCGCGCGGTGGTACAGTTCCGGGCGGCCCGTGGCTCCCGGGTGAAATCAGCGATGTCGAGGAATCGACCGATGCCTATTACCTGCGTGCCGACTTCGGCACCGTCTTCGGCAATGGCTGGGAACTCTCGGGTAATGCCGGTGTGCGTTACGTCACCACGACCGTCCGCAGCGAAGGCGAACTGAACTTCCCGTTCCCGGACTTCTTCGACTTCGACAACGATGGTCAGGTAACTGTCGCTGAAATCAACGACGCCTGTGCGAACGTACAGCCCGGCCAGCAGGCACCTGCCTACTGCGACCTGAGCGACGCTCGCAAGGCCGAGTTCGCTTCGGCATTTACCGGCGAAACCATCGACGACAGCGCCAACATCAATTTCGACAACTGGCTGCCCGCAGCCAACGTCAAGCTGGATGTGGGCGGTGGCCTGCTGTTCCGCGTGGCAGTTTCGAAGGGCATTTCGCGTCCGGATCTCGCCGAGTTCCGCACCGGCGGCGCCATCTTCGACAACACCCGCGCCCTGCAGCTCGCAAACTCGCTCGAAGAAGGCCCGCTGTTCGCCATCTTCACCGGCAACCGCAACCTTCGTCCGATCGAGAGCTGGAACTACGACTTCTCGATCGAATACTACTTCGACGATGTCGGCTCGATCACCGCAGCGCTGTTCCAGAAGGACTTCAGCGAACTGTTCGGCTTCGGTCCGTCCTTCCGGACTATCACCAGCCCGAGCGGCGCCACTGCGGATGTCCAGGTCAATGGTCCGATCAACTTCGGCGAAGCGCAGCTGCGCGGTGTCGAACTGGCCTATCAGGACGTGTTCGAGTTCCTGCCCGGACCGCTTGACGGCCTCGGCACGGCTCTGACCTACACCTACATCGACTCGAAGGACTTCTCGAGCGGTGGCGACGTGTTCGGCGACCTGCCCCAGCCGGGCGTTTCCAAGCACACGGTCAACGCGACGCTGTTCTACGAAAAGGGCCCGATCTCGGCTCGTACGGCATACAACTGGCGGTCCGAGTACCTCCAGACGCCTCGCGACGTGATCTTCCCATTCTCGCCGATTTACGGTGAGGCAACCGGTCAGCTCGACGCTTCGCTGTTCTTCTCGGTCACCGAGGACATCAAGCTCGGCGTCCAGGGCGTGAACCTGCTAGACGAAGTAACCCGGACCTCTCAGGTTATCGACTTCGACGGCAACCGCGTCACGCGCTCGGCTTTCCGCAACGATCGCCGCTTCACCTTCCTTGCCCGCTTCGATTTCTGA